A single genomic interval of Melanotaenia boesemani isolate fMelBoe1 chromosome 4, fMelBoe1.pri, whole genome shotgun sequence harbors:
- the elf2b gene encoding ETS-related transcription factor Elf-2b isoform X6, producing the protein MATSQHEGHANQLDLLIRAVEASVRGTSVHCSDKTIEAAETLLHMDSPSSLREGRSPEAFIPPCEATPEFLHAAMRPDMIAESEVEISTEECCEEEDEMVTLLEEPEPDNEPVKKKRAGRKPKMHHSVVSNGSPDFSIKKKPREGKGTTTYLWEFLLDLLQDKTTCPRYIKWTQREKGIFKLVDSKAVSKLWGKHKNKPDMNYETMGRALRYYYQRGILAKVEGQRLVYQFKEMPKNIVIIDDDKADMVTSDDLIGSETAASYERVPPPSDMLLQATELSSSKKPNILRGANRANIVQAPVATGSKLMQGGGPAVTAVTPRIVAVSAAPDGNQTQQSQTTMIPTAAGPRTVRVAMQVPVVMTTSLGQKISTVAVQQPTVTTGGAGPTTILTNTSAINAAAAANASSQQKVVIQTIPTMVPATAENGDKITVQLAKIITIPAHQLAQCQVQTSAGTNKPNVAASPTGISLLGSPLTVRALAPVSVAPGTQVMRLTVPTQTQQTLVVSQPGSVSSAAGVVTVSAANQTVVTQPHIIGGVFNGSELVIGGAGGVTVEKLKAAGVQVQAVQVPMTVQNVKSDAVDTEVVVKLETPSVIKTEEPEC; encoded by the exons ATGGCGACTTCACAGCATGAGGGACACGCAAACCAGTTGGATCTGCTTATCAGAGCCG TTGAAGCTTCTGTTCGCGGTACCAGCGTCCACTGCTCTGATAAAACCATTGAGGCTGCAGAGACTCTGCTACACATGGACTCACCTTCGAGCCTCAGAGAAGGCCGCAGTCCAG AAGCTTTCATCCCACCATGTGAAGCGACACCAGAGTTCCTCCATGCTGCTATGCGGCCTGACATGATTGCAGAGTCGGAGGTGGAGATCTCAACTGAGGAGTGTTGCGAGGAGGAAGATGAAATGGTCACTTTGCTTGAAGAGCCGGAACCCGACAATGAGCCAGTCAAAAAGAAGCGAG ccggACGGAAGCCAAAGATGCACCACTCTGTTGTTTCCAATGGCTCACCAGATTTTAGcatcaaaaagaaaccaagaGAAGGCAAAG GAACCACCACCTACTTGTGGGAGTTCCTATTGGACCTTCTCCAGGATAAAACCACTTGTCCCAGGTACATCAAGTGGACCCAAAGGGAGAAGGGCATCTTCAAACTGGTTGACTCCAAGGCTGTGTCCAAGCTTTGGGGtaaacacaagaacaaaccAGACATGAATTATGAGACCATGGGACGAGCTCTCAG ATATTATTATCAGCGTGGCATCCTTGCTAAGGTAGAGGGTCAGCGGCTGGTTTACCAGTTCAAAGAGATGCCAAAAAACATTGTCATAATCGATGATGACAAGGCAGACATGGTCACCTCTGATGATCTGATTGGCTCAGAGACAGCAGCATCCTATGAGCGTGTGCCTCCACCGTCAGACATGTTGCTCCAAGCCACTGAGCTGTCTTCCTCCAAGAAGCCCAACATCTTGCGCGGTGCTAACAGAGCCAACATCGTCCAAGCTCCTGTTGCCACAGGCAGCAAATTAATGCAAGGAGGTGGGCCAGCGGTAACGGCAGTGACACCAAGGATAGTGGCTGTTTCAGCAGCACCAGATGGTAACCAGACCCAGCAGTCTCAGACAACCATGATCCCCACTGCCGCAGGGCCAAG GACGGTGCGGGTGGCAATGCAGGTGCCCGTTGTCATGACGACATCACTGGGCCAGAAGATCTCCACAGTTGCTGTGCAGCAACCAACAGTAACGACGGGAGGAGCTGGTCCGACCACCATCCTCACCAACACTTCTGCTATCAACGCAGCTGCTGCCGCCAACGCCAGCTCACAACAAAAG GTTGTGATCCAGACCATTCCTACTATGGTCCCAGCTACAGCGGAGAACGGAGACAAGATCACCGTCCAGCTGGCTAAGATCATCACAATTCCAGCCCACCAGCTGGCTCAGTGTCAGGTCCAGACCTCCGCAGGCACAAACAAGCCCAACGTTGCTGCCTCTCCAACGGGCATCAGCCTCCTCGGAAGCCCCCTGACGGTCCGGGCGCTGGCCCCCGTCAGCGTTGCCCCCGGAACACAAGTGATGAGACTCACCGTGCCGACACAGACACAACAGACTCTGGTGGTGTCACAGCCAGGAAGTGTTAGCAGCGCTGCGGGCGTGGTAACTGTATCTGCAGCCAATCAGACGGTGGTGACACAGCCTCACATCATCGGCGGTGTCTTCAACGGCTCAGAGCTGGTGataggaggagctggaggagttACAGTGGAGAAGTTGAAGGCTGCTGGTGTCCAGGTTCAAGCCGTGCAGGTCCCGATGACTGTTCAGAACGTCAAATCAGATGCTGTGGACACTGAGGTTGTAGTCAAACTGGAAACCCCAAGCGTGATAAAGACAGAGGAACCAGagtgttaa
- the elf2b gene encoding ETS-related transcription factor Elf-2b isoform X5 — protein MATSQHEGHANQLDLLIRAVEASVRGTSVHCSDKTIEAAETLLHMDSPSSLREGRSPEAFIPPCEATPEFLHAAMRPDMIAESEVEISTEECCEEEDEMVTLLEEPEPDNEPVKKKRAGRKPKMHHSVVSNGSPDFSIKKKPREGKAGTTTYLWEFLLDLLQDKTTCPRYIKWTQREKGIFKLVDSKAVSKLWGKHKNKPDMNYETMGRALRYYYQRGILAKVEGQRLVYQFKEMPKNIVIIDDDKADMVTSDDLIGSETAASYERVPPPSDMLLQATELSSSKKPNILRGANRANIVQAPVATGSKLMQGGGPAVTAVTPRIVAVSAAPDGNQTQQSQTTMIPTAAGPRTVRVAMQVPVVMTTSLGQKISTVAVQQPTVTTGGAGPTTILTNTSAINAAAAANASSQQKVVIQTIPTMVPATAENGDKITVQLAKIITIPAHQLAQCQVQTSAGTNKPNVAASPTGISLLGSPLTVRALAPVSVAPGTQVMRLTVPTQTQQTLVVSQPGSVSSAAGVVTVSAANQTVVTQPHIIGGVFNGSELVIGGAGGVTVEKLKAAGVQVQAVQVPMTVQNVKSDAVDTEVVVKLETPSVIKTEEPEC, from the exons ATGGCGACTTCACAGCATGAGGGACACGCAAACCAGTTGGATCTGCTTATCAGAGCCG TTGAAGCTTCTGTTCGCGGTACCAGCGTCCACTGCTCTGATAAAACCATTGAGGCTGCAGAGACTCTGCTACACATGGACTCACCTTCGAGCCTCAGAGAAGGCCGCAGTCCAG AAGCTTTCATCCCACCATGTGAAGCGACACCAGAGTTCCTCCATGCTGCTATGCGGCCTGACATGATTGCAGAGTCGGAGGTGGAGATCTCAACTGAGGAGTGTTGCGAGGAGGAAGATGAAATGGTCACTTTGCTTGAAGAGCCGGAACCCGACAATGAGCCAGTCAAAAAGAAGCGAG ccggACGGAAGCCAAAGATGCACCACTCTGTTGTTTCCAATGGCTCACCAGATTTTAGcatcaaaaagaaaccaagaGAAGGCAAAG CAGGAACCACCACCTACTTGTGGGAGTTCCTATTGGACCTTCTCCAGGATAAAACCACTTGTCCCAGGTACATCAAGTGGACCCAAAGGGAGAAGGGCATCTTCAAACTGGTTGACTCCAAGGCTGTGTCCAAGCTTTGGGGtaaacacaagaacaaaccAGACATGAATTATGAGACCATGGGACGAGCTCTCAG ATATTATTATCAGCGTGGCATCCTTGCTAAGGTAGAGGGTCAGCGGCTGGTTTACCAGTTCAAAGAGATGCCAAAAAACATTGTCATAATCGATGATGACAAGGCAGACATGGTCACCTCTGATGATCTGATTGGCTCAGAGACAGCAGCATCCTATGAGCGTGTGCCTCCACCGTCAGACATGTTGCTCCAAGCCACTGAGCTGTCTTCCTCCAAGAAGCCCAACATCTTGCGCGGTGCTAACAGAGCCAACATCGTCCAAGCTCCTGTTGCCACAGGCAGCAAATTAATGCAAGGAGGTGGGCCAGCGGTAACGGCAGTGACACCAAGGATAGTGGCTGTTTCAGCAGCACCAGATGGTAACCAGACCCAGCAGTCTCAGACAACCATGATCCCCACTGCCGCAGGGCCAAG GACGGTGCGGGTGGCAATGCAGGTGCCCGTTGTCATGACGACATCACTGGGCCAGAAGATCTCCACAGTTGCTGTGCAGCAACCAACAGTAACGACGGGAGGAGCTGGTCCGACCACCATCCTCACCAACACTTCTGCTATCAACGCAGCTGCTGCCGCCAACGCCAGCTCACAACAAAAG GTTGTGATCCAGACCATTCCTACTATGGTCCCAGCTACAGCGGAGAACGGAGACAAGATCACCGTCCAGCTGGCTAAGATCATCACAATTCCAGCCCACCAGCTGGCTCAGTGTCAGGTCCAGACCTCCGCAGGCACAAACAAGCCCAACGTTGCTGCCTCTCCAACGGGCATCAGCCTCCTCGGAAGCCCCCTGACGGTCCGGGCGCTGGCCCCCGTCAGCGTTGCCCCCGGAACACAAGTGATGAGACTCACCGTGCCGACACAGACACAACAGACTCTGGTGGTGTCACAGCCAGGAAGTGTTAGCAGCGCTGCGGGCGTGGTAACTGTATCTGCAGCCAATCAGACGGTGGTGACACAGCCTCACATCATCGGCGGTGTCTTCAACGGCTCAGAGCTGGTGataggaggagctggaggagttACAGTGGAGAAGTTGAAGGCTGCTGGTGTCCAGGTTCAAGCCGTGCAGGTCCCGATGACTGTTCAGAACGTCAAATCAGATGCTGTGGACACTGAGGTTGTAGTCAAACTGGAAACCCCAAGCGTGATAAAGACAGAGGAACCAGagtgttaa